The sequence CCGCTGCGTCTTCTGCTTTCCTCCACTGCTCCCCAGGTGCTTAATGAATTGATTTGGTCTTTCATGAGGGCTGAGTAATCAGGTGACAGCTTCTCAGGCTCCGGCAATGGTGGTGTTCCCAGTAGTTCTACCCATTCCTCCACTTTCTCTGTTTGAATCACATCGTGGTCGGGTGTAGCTTTAGTTTCAACTGGGACTTCCAAGTTCCAAGACGTCGATCGGTGGACTTGTCTTCTTCCTTGCTGGTCTCCGGGACGATtgatttctgggttttcttttcAGCCTCAGCATGAGCTAACTGGTCTTTAAGCTTCTTCAGCTCTTCCTGAGCTTGGCCCAGTTGCGATTCGAAGTCGGCAATGCGGGTTCCCAGCTTCTTCTGCTGCAACGAGTCATGCTGAGAGCTCGGTGGAGATCGGAGGTCTACAACTGCAGTCAAGCTGCAGCGGGACTGCGGGAGTGGACCCCGGAGAGATTGCCCAGGGCCTGGGGCAACTCCGACCCTCTATGGAGGAAGCGAAGCACAATAAATAACTAACTATTCCTAAAgttaagagaaggaaaaaataaaaatattccgATTCCTGTTTACTTATCATGATGACTTAAAGAGACCTTTAAATTGGAATCTTTCAGGTACGTCTACtaaagacctttttttttttttccctcgtTTTACACGATGAAAGATTCCAATCTATTGGTTTTTAACAGGAACCAGATACTAGAACTGTTCCATCATGCCAGTCACTTTGAATAGGGAAACCACAACCATCCATTACCAATTTCAGTGCAACTACACTGAAcccatctctcttcatctctgAAAAGTgatcttgagagagagagagagagagagagagaaactattATTAACTACAGAAAAGGCTGCTTCTGTGTGGGAAAATACGAGATGGGCAAGAGTTTTAAGTTAGAAGGAACATAGTACGAAAGAACCGTGATTTTGAGTCGAAAGTTTGCAGACCTCGATCGTGGCATCTTAACTTTGTTAAGCTTTCCTTGTCGCAGAGTGGGACTGTAGAGGATAGGGACcgggttgagacttgagagtggAGTCATGGGTGGAAGGAACTGAGTCAGAGACGATACCGTAATCTGGAAAAAGCAGAAGTGTACATTTAATAGAGAGTAACGACAAGATCTTAGATATTtcataccaaaagaaaaaaaaatcttaagatATTTTATAATGTGAAATGACAACATAATAATTACAGAGGAAGGCACATGCTTGCTTTCAGGATCATGGAAGAAGAAATATAGAATAGGTTTTATGGATGGACATATCCATAGGAAAACCTGGCAAAATTATATTTAAAGTTTTGTGGACCCCTCCTCTGGTGTAGACCTAAAGATCCCTTCCGAAAGGTGCAAATGTATAATGTCTTGTACATTATACATTTGCACCTTTGTAAAGTATGAACCAATTTGTAAAAGCATTTGTAGTGAAACCAATTTGGCgagtgagagagaaaaaaaaaaaaaaaaaactctgttgATGTATAATGTCTTGTACTCTATCACAatttaatttagaaaatattGGTATAAGTCCTTCGATAAATGATATTTCCTCTTGACAATAAGTGAGTCGTTGGGTTGCAAGGGGCAAGAGGCCCCCTGCATAACGGGGTGTGAGGGACCCAACCCTtctaaattatttatttgaagACAATTTTGTACTTACtagtattagggttttttggtaTTTATTTGTAGCGAAAGTTACTTTCTTTGTAAGCAGTTCTCAGAGGTATGAAACGAGCTTTGTAAATCTATTatctattgatagtgaaatagAATTTCATCTCATAaaggacataggcaatcttgctaAACATTGTAAACATGTGTGCATTGTATATTCTtgattttccattaccttcAATCTCAAAGACAAAACAACATGAGCTTAATTATAAGCTTAGCAGATCAACCAAAGCTCTTCTTCAATCAAAAACTCTTGCAAGATCAGCAAACGAATCCACATATAGAGGTCTCCGGCTTAATTAAAATATATCAATCAcagtattaaagaaaaaaaaattcacggTATCAAAATGCGAAATCTAACATTGAAGAACGAAAATGCATCGAAGAAAAGCTCTTCACACTGCAGAAAATTAGGAAAGTAAAGGCCAAGACAAAGCCATGGAAGAAGCAAGTAAAGCTTAACAAAGATAAcaaaaaccaaattttaaaCTAAATTTAAAATGAGAGTGGGGATTTTAATTTACAGGTGAGAGACTGGGAAAAGGCGCcaagaaattaaattaattttgaaaCCGCCAAAAAACCACACAGCGATGGATGAACTTACTTACGCGTGTAATTCTTAGGTACTGTTtgttaaatttaatttaattagttaaaataatcaattaaaatggaaaattttaaatcGAGGAACAGAAtctaccctctctctctctctagcttctAGGCCCTCTACAGTGACCATGAGGAACTACAACCGTTGGATCAGAATCACCTGTGTATACCGAGTGGACGGTGGCCATTTTTTAGTGATGGGACTATTTGGTTTTAGTGATCCTTTTTCCCGACAATTCCAAATATAGTTTGGCAGTGGTGGTCCCCAGGTAGATACATTGGATATGGATGACACGTGTTAAGATCCTGTGGGAGGTCAACCATATAACACCATATGATTCTCCATAATATCACGCTTTATTACCTTTTTTGTTTGTGAGAAATGCTGAGTGGGAAACCGGGAAAAGAAAGCACTGTGTAAAGGTGTCGAACTGTCTAACTGTATCCACGCGATACAATAGTGCCGGGAGTACAATAATCAGTATAATAGTGCAGTACTTCATTACAAGTAATTAACGGTTTAATCATTGCGTGACTCAACAGAATCatcaaatagaataaaatttgGAATCGGATCCGGCAGTATCAGCTGGAATAAATCTGCAGGAAAATTACGTGATTACTCATTATTggatttttctttacaaaaataACCATTTCATGTTTCATTCAACCGATTTACACAAAATAAGTTTAAGTATTACAAATATACCCAGAATAGTGTTTTCCCATACGTCTTCCTTGGTATACCTATGACTTGGGCAaatacatataatttttttcgATTTGTCTTAATTCTCTTCTTCAATCGACTCAAAATTGTCCGATTTTCAACAAATATTCTTCTTCAAGGGAAGTCGTCTTCTTTCTCATgccccttctttctcttcctcctgCAACTCCAACCGTCCCTTCCTCTTTTACTTCTTCTTGCAGCACCACCCACCTCCACCCTGTGCCGCAACCCAACCCACCCCAGGAACCTCCACTTGccactttgttttcttcttcttcttcttcttcttcttcttccttcaacaTTCTTCCTGCAATTTAAGTTCTCTAGATTCAGTTGAAAAAGTGGACAGAAGCCAAAGGAAAGAGGAGTGAGAGAAACCCCTTTGCAATGAACCTCTTTGTTCTATCTCTTTGATGGGTGGGGCGATGGGTCAACGGTGAGGCCGACATAGGCAGAGGCTTGTGGCGGTTGAGGCGGTAACTCGATATTTTGTTATTTGCAGCAGGGAGATGGATTCCATGGCCTCTGTAGTGAACAAAGAGGTAATCTCCAGGCTCATCAGAGCCGACGAGATAGTCGAGGGCAAGTCGGATGTTCTTGACGGTGGGTTTAGTGTAAGAGATATCGGTGATAATCAAGATGGTGATGTCACCACTAGTAAGTGTACCACTGAAGGCGTAGACCAAACACTATTATGGGTATATTTGTAAAACGAAAACTTATTTTGTGTAATCGGTTGAACCAAACATAATGTGGTTATTTATGTAAAGGCAAGCTCAATAGTGGGTAATCACGTAATTGTCCCTAAATCTGTTCGATTCAGGTTGATCTTAATTGGTAACAAATCTATTTTTAAGAATTTGGTACCACCTGGTGAGTGTGGATTTAACACATCAAAACTTCACCAATTGTGTAGCCAGTTgaacttttgttttttggggattttactgtcactcccctacacttggcttatatttactaaaatttccctacgttttttttttttttattgatattcccttgcttatttatttttacatctctttttcAACTGTTCTTTTcaaatacccagattacccttcATTTTCGCTTGTAACCTATAcaatttttcaaattgattgatttaaaacatggtttgaaccaaactacttacaagttttgtctcaatCATCAGGGATATTGACATACCTAATGTGTTCTTAaatacattatttatttattattattatttttattttcatttcatccaatcatcaaggttATTGACATAGCTAATGTGTCCTTAAagacattatttatttattattattatttttatttcgtctcatccaatcatcagagatgttgtttatttattattatttttattttatctcatccatcataaaaaatttaataatctatttttttatgggttagattggtatcggtctcaaCCAATCTAAccaatctaaggattaaaaaaataaaaaacgtgTGTAtccgattggaacatatgatatcGATATAGATATTGATaggatacaaaattattcttttttgaatttacaatattcttgatgattagatgagacaaaacatgttagtggtttggttcaaaccatgttttgaaccaatcaatttgaaaaaagtgtaataggaacaagtgaaaatgaagggtaatctgggtatttaaaaagagtaagggagaaagagatttaaAAAGGAGAGTATCAATAAAAAGGTACAAGgtaggggagttttagtaaatataggccaagtataggggagtgatagtaaattttcctctttttttttttgatacccagTGTATCTGGATCTTTGGCTCGACTAGTCCTTGGAGTTATTGTGATACCATTTATATAGGATCGGGTCAGTCCGAAATGGAAACTCTCGTGCGATGATCCCAAGAAATTAGGTGCAGCGGCAAAGGTTTGTCATTTTACTAATATTATTACAAATGTAAAATAAGTTCCATTCAATTTTGTGGTCAttctttaaaaacaaaaaattgtgaTCTTTTAATTCACCtgctaaagatttttttttcaaaccttatttcattatttttagcAACAAAATTAATGATGTCAAATAATCAGTTTGTTCCAATTTTATATCAATAATATGTTGATCTATaaaaatcaaacaacaattGATAATTATCAGTTcggttggttttggttcttattagtttttttcttaTCTATATCTTATACGTTCCTTGTCGGTTTATAAATGAGAGGAGGTTCTTTGAGCAAGTAACATAGGGGAAAGTACCAATGACTTATGACAAAAATAGTATTGTGTATTTGAGCGCAATAAGATTGTTTcatatgaggagagagatacaaaGGTGCTAACACACCCTATTGAAGTGTAGCTCAAAGAATATTCCCCCgggtaaaatatgaaaaaataaaaaaaattttgtggatttttattgggttttatcagtttttttttttattattttttttttatttttttttattttcagtcgttttGGTCAATCTTAGCAGTCTCTCCGGTCGATTTCAATCTCCTAGTGGTTTTTTGAAAGCAAAACCAATATAAACCTTATAAAAATTTTGGTCCAACTTATTTGGTTTTTTTCGGTTTGATCCATTCAGTTTATTTTGCCCCCACCCCTAACCAAAATAATGACACAAGATGCATGTAGTTCAAAAATTGGATCATAATTGGTCTATTAGACATGGAAAGATCAATCCTAATTTTAATTAACTTACAGAAATTCCTGAACTTGATCCAGAGGTTGCGATGCATTGTCAACATACcaaggaggtgtggcaaagggaaGCAAGAAAAAGATTTTGAGTAGCCATGGATATCGCTAGAAGACTTGAGGGAGTGGAGCCGGTCTTTAGAATGTAATGTTTCTTCTTTTGCaggtttttcttttggattttgcCAGTGCCAGAGTGATTTGTATCTCATGGTTAGGGTAAGGCGGGTTATGTTCCCccctttgtttctttattattttgtttctctcatttaataaaattttaggggcTTCCCCGGGTCCTAGATGATAtttgggtttaaaaaaaaaaaaattaaggcaaGAAATATGTCAGGTGGAAAATGAGAAGCTCCAGTGAGAGCAAATGCTGGGTGTGTTCTAGGAACAATACACacatgtgtgtatatatatatatatatattctttatgaaaaatatagcCTTGGTCATTTGGCTTTCATGTGAATTATATCATTCTCCGTGTGACCATTGGTGGGGGTGTgagaaccccccccccaaccaaatGCCATAGTGGGGAACTACCTCCCTATACCCCTAATAACAAAATGAGATTAATTTCTCTATCCGAGAGACACTAGTGTTCCCTGACTCTATCTCTCTCAATGTAGAAAATGTTTCTAAAGAATTTTtggattgattggatcaataaAAGTCCACTTGACTAGGCTGAAAATACTAATTTTTCGATACAACTTCTAAATGTCATAACTTTTAACTCAAGTAAAATTAAGGGAGATTTAATCCAAATTCAGAAAATGGGAATCGTGCTCTATGACATTTCAATGGTCCAAATGATGAGTCATGGGAAAATTCACATGTTTAAGAGATGTACCGGGTCTTCTAAGTGTGGCATGCGATTTAGGGATACCGctagttttctattttatttgccTACTTTATTTCGTTTCCTATTTATCTCATTTTACTTCATTATAATTCAACCTTCTGTAAGGGTCATTTTGGACTAAAGAAAGACATTTTGAAGTTTATGAATCAAATTCGTTTTATTTGCTCTTCTTTCCCATTGGAATTAGGGCTTTCTTAACCTTGTAAATTCAAAAGTTTGTTAAGGCTAGAATGAGACATAGACCGTATACTTCCTacttcaatctctctctcttacaacAGATGCAAATATGTCCTTCTAtaatggagaagagaatgacATTAGAGAAAATAACTTACACTTCCAGATAGAGAACATTATCCCTATCAAAATACTCAAATAAGTTGATGCCCATTATCAGATTTTTCAATTTGTTGGGCCAGGTTGAAAACTGCCCATTATCAGATTTTTCAATTTGTTGGGCCAGGTTACAAACTGCCCCACTTTTATCCTTCCTCATTCAATACCCATCTGAGTTCAGATAATCTTAAACTAACCATTAAGCCTCTATTTAAACCAAGTTAAAACAATGAAATCTTGACTGGTTCGTTCGATTGGTGGTTTGGGTATCTCGATCGGTTGGACTGGGCTGTGGTTCTCCGTTTATGTAAAGCTGATGTTTTGGTGTTTAACCTATTTAGCATTCACAAAATCAGGTTCCAATGTGTGCATGATATTCATGTAATATAACTCAATTTAGTTGGTTAATCTGTTGATTTAGCGATAGCTTAGTTTATTAGTTTTGTATATTTGTCCTTTCCAGATCCTACAGTAGCGGGTGTCTCTTTTCACCCAATAGAGTTCCAGCTTTTACGATGAATATTTACATGCATTAGAGTGGATTTTCTCGTCCATTTTACCTACATTTGATGGGGAATGTTGGGAGAATTATCTCATATCGGTTGCCCCTGAGGCCTTTCGTACCCTCGATCATATCCTGTGAGTTCTTCCACCCAATAGTTTGGATCAAAGCAAACCCCTTGACTCCCTAGTAAAACAATATGGACAacgtttatatatatatatatatatatatataacccttTTTTACTTATAGCTATTCACAACTTTCAACTACTATCGAAGCAAGGATGCTACTTCAGCTGCAATGAAGAAAACCTGCAAATCATTTTCAAAGACACCAACACTAGTTCAATCTTTATCATCACTAGGAAAGAATAGGAAAGTTTCATAAAGATTATTCTCAGATCGATTCATCTTACTTTAGAGTAGTGATCGTTCAAAAGATTATTCCTTTCACTGGCTAGGGATATCCTATCAGagtgaaaattatatcaattGAGAATAGTCTCACATCGGTCAAGTTTAGAATCTTGAATGTCTTCATATACCCTTGGGCCATCACCACAATATCCCTTTGTCATCTTACCACATCCACCAAATCCATGAAAGTATCTTCTCGCACCTGCCTTCTCATGTCCACTTAATAAAGAGccattttgattcttttggaaaGTCTTATGGAGGCCTTTATAGACTTGATTTGATAAAATTGCTAGAAGAGTTCATGACTTTATGAAGAGTCCCAATCAAGTTTAATTCTCTGTCCTTTGTAGAAAAGTATAAAATCCACACATCAATATTACTCAAGAATTCAACAGCTGAGGGAAATAAAAGACAAATGTTCAATACATGGAAAGCATCTGATCAAATTTATCTTTGAAATTTGATACACGAAAAATCCACAATATCCTTCAAATGTTGTTCAGTAGTTGCAGCTTAATCCTAGTGGTTCTTCATCCAAAAATTGGATTGCCCTCATCAACCATCCACGAGGCAGAAATAACAACCCACCAAGAGATTATCCT is a genomic window of Macadamia integrifolia cultivar HAES 741 chromosome 13, SCU_Mint_v3, whole genome shotgun sequence containing:
- the LOC122058980 gene encoding interactor of constitutive active ROPs 4-like gives rise to the protein MKRDGFSVVALKLVMDGCGFPIQSDWHDGTVLRVGVAPGPGQSLRGPLPQSRCSLTAVVDLRSPPSSQHDSLQQKKLGTRIADFESQLGQAQEELKKLKDQLAHAEAEKKTQKSIVPETSKEEDKSTDRRLGTWKSQLKLKLHPTTMAPGEQWRKAEDAAVAILSGGVEMNVPSATERCVSMDEHRRSCFGAADGSGRFVGSPLLADDLDNGFGSGKRKGAGMRMFGDLCKRKGQK